One genomic window of Luteitalea pratensis includes the following:
- a CDS encoding ABC transporter ATP-binding protein, translating into MELQIRNVSKTYPGGIHALKDVSLTIPAGMYGLLGPNGAGKSTLMRILATLQDADAGSICFGELDVLLHKGALRQTLGYLPQDFGLYPGSSAEDLLDHFALLKGISERKARKEVVQALLQQTNLWHVRRQKLGGYSGGMRQRFGIAVALIGNPTLLIVDEPTAGLDPAERVRFLNLLSEVGESSVVILSTHIVDDVSELCSRMAIIDRGEILLEAEPLSAMKEVEGRIWRRVIDTRSRASVTREHDVISTKLLAGRTLVRVYSDTQPGPGFEAAEPNLEDVYFRTMSGRREGGEASL; encoded by the coding sequence ATGGAACTGCAGATCCGAAACGTCTCGAAAACGTACCCTGGAGGCATCCACGCGCTGAAGGACGTCAGCTTGACCATTCCGGCGGGCATGTATGGGCTGCTCGGGCCCAACGGCGCCGGCAAGTCGACGCTGATGCGGATCCTGGCCACATTGCAGGACGCGGACGCAGGCAGCATTTGCTTCGGCGAACTCGACGTCCTTCTGCACAAAGGCGCCCTGCGTCAGACGCTTGGCTATCTGCCCCAGGACTTCGGGCTGTACCCGGGAAGCAGCGCCGAAGATCTGCTCGACCACTTCGCGCTTCTGAAGGGCATTAGCGAGCGGAAGGCACGGAAAGAAGTCGTCCAAGCGCTGCTCCAGCAAACCAACCTCTGGCATGTCCGCAGGCAGAAGCTCGGTGGCTACTCTGGCGGCATGCGCCAGCGCTTCGGCATCGCCGTCGCCCTCATCGGCAATCCAACGCTGCTGATCGTCGATGAACCCACCGCCGGGCTGGACCCGGCCGAACGCGTCCGCTTCCTCAATCTGCTTAGCGAGGTCGGTGAAAGCAGCGTGGTCATTCTCTCCACGCACATCGTCGACGACGTCTCGGAGCTCTGCAGCCGGATGGCCATTATCGACCGAGGCGAGATCTTGCTTGAGGCAGAACCGCTCAGCGCCATGAAGGAGGTAGAGGGTCGCATCTGGCGGCGCGTGATCGACACGCGTTCACGGGCCAGCGTTACACGCGAGCACGACGTCATCTCGACGAAACTGCTTGCTGGACGGACGCTCGTGCGCGTCTATAGCGACACGCAACCCGGACCAGGCTTCGAGGCCGCTGAACCCAACCTGGAGGACGTGTACTTCAGAACGATGTCCGGCCGGCGCGAGGGCGGGGAGGCGAGCCTGTGA
- a CDS encoding helix-turn-helix domain-containing protein: protein MQPAWSDPASTREQTGDGRRCVDPARLPIRPGSRQAALTAISEADGHDDVSTSSPADTSAEWANAMLVQDACGEYAALQQSQVASVPPILDGLAEPKLGEHLKTTLPAIGKMVQRTGLSHSQFSALLGPSVRTLHERGRDDARRSGGARTLLIIAAKNPRALVDVA, encoded by the coding sequence GTGCAGCCTGCCTGGTCAGACCCAGCTTCAACCCGTGAGCAGACCGGGGACGGACGGCGCTGTGTAGATCCGGCACGTCTCCCGATCCGTCCAGGCAGCCGGCAGGCTGCCCTGACCGCGATTTCCGAAGCCGATGGGCACGACGACGTCTCGACATCCTCGCCCGCCGACACGTCGGCCGAGTGGGCGAATGCCATGCTCGTTCAGGACGCGTGCGGTGAGTACGCCGCCTTGCAGCAATCGCAAGTCGCCTCCGTCCCACCGATTCTAGATGGGCTCGCCGAACCGAAGCTGGGGGAACATCTCAAGACGACGCTGCCGGCGATTGGTAAGATGGTGCAGCGAACTGGCCTTTCGCACTCTCAGTTCTCGGCGCTGCTGGGGCCGTCGGTCCGGACGCTGCACGAAAGGGGCAGGGACGACGCGCGCCGGTCGGGCGGCGCCCGGACGCTGCTCATCATCGCAGCGAAGAATCCAAGGGCGCTCGTCGACGTGGCCTGA
- a CDS encoding winged helix-turn-helix domain-containing protein, with amino-acid sequence MSTSESYHFGEYRVDVDQRVVLRAGEAIALSPKGFDLLVLLVRRPRHAFSRQELMTALWPDTFVEEANLSFQVSTLRKALGDGAGHWIETVPKHGYRFAADVQASAPLVAPPVAPTDQAPVDPSSRGRATNPRRWWAAGALGACGLAALAYAITGRPSPDPSEPRDGPRQARRLTAYAGFERTPSLSPDGSQVAFSWNGASQDNHDIYIKLVGPGEPIRLTTNRAADDAPAWSPDGQEIAFLRSLAHSDTKVEVLIVPALGQAAERHVGTVAVPPSSLGWTPARLSWTPDGRWIAIGVDEPAESRGIWLLSKDGRERRRLTTTPRDEFNGDSNPAFSSDGRHMAFIGGAGVGANAIHILALSPAFEPIGSPVRVTTPVEVHLGLAWAGDDTALVFSSGAIFGQSRLQRLPLRTDRLAASGPSSVLPFGEQATTLSLSPGGRLVYEVNFRDTALERMHVPAGASSPLASVVGPSTYDEATPAYSRDGSHIAFISTRTGDQELWVSNTDGTNLRQVTFMGGPMCTNPQWSPIDDDRILFQARREGRSAVYMLDLGTLTTQQLTSEEHAYGEARWSRDGKWIYVGAARTGRREVWRLPSVGGAAVQWTRNGGTAASEAVDGFLYYAKATGASPTSIWRMPVAGGPETLVVEGLSHAINFAVGDRGIYFVSRGESPYDTAVEYLDLSSLIRTRLAGLGGRHWWYGAALSPDQQWFMYSVVQSLNSNLMVVDLVR; translated from the coding sequence TTGTCGACGAGTGAGTCGTACCACTTCGGAGAGTATCGCGTGGACGTCGACCAGCGCGTAGTGCTGCGCGCGGGTGAGGCGATCGCGCTGTCGCCGAAGGGCTTCGACCTTCTCGTGCTGCTCGTACGACGGCCCAGACACGCCTTCTCGCGACAGGAGTTGATGACGGCGCTCTGGCCGGACACGTTCGTCGAAGAAGCGAACCTGTCGTTCCAGGTGTCCACGTTGCGCAAGGCGCTGGGCGATGGCGCAGGGCACTGGATCGAGACCGTTCCCAAGCATGGCTATCGTTTCGCGGCCGACGTCCAGGCCAGCGCCCCTCTGGTCGCACCGCCCGTTGCACCCACCGATCAGGCACCGGTCGACCCGTCGTCGCGCGGTCGAGCAACGAACCCCCGCCGATGGTGGGCCGCTGGTGCGCTCGGCGCATGCGGGCTGGCAGCCTTGGCGTACGCGATCACCGGCCGGCCCTCCCCCGACCCGAGTGAGCCGCGCGACGGACCACGTCAGGCCAGGCGACTGACCGCGTATGCGGGCTTCGAACGGACACCGAGCCTGTCGCCAGATGGCAGCCAGGTGGCATTCTCGTGGAACGGGGCATCGCAGGACAATCACGACATCTACATCAAGCTCGTGGGGCCGGGCGAGCCCATTCGCCTCACCACCAACCGGGCGGCGGACGATGCCCCCGCCTGGTCGCCGGATGGCCAGGAGATCGCGTTCCTGCGGTCGTTGGCGCACAGCGACACGAAGGTTGAGGTCCTGATTGTTCCGGCGCTTGGACAGGCGGCGGAGCGACACGTCGGCACCGTTGCAGTGCCGCCTTCCAGCCTCGGCTGGACGCCGGCTCGACTCAGCTGGACGCCGGATGGTCGCTGGATAGCCATCGGTGTCGATGAGCCCGCCGAGAGTCGCGGCATCTGGTTGCTGTCAAAGGACGGACGCGAGAGGCGCCGCCTGACCACCACGCCGCGCGACGAGTTCAACGGTGACTCCAACCCCGCGTTTTCGTCCGATGGGCGTCACATGGCGTTCATTGGGGGTGCAGGGGTCGGCGCGAACGCGATCCACATCCTTGCCCTGTCGCCAGCGTTCGAGCCGATCGGCAGCCCTGTACGGGTCACGACGCCGGTGGAAGTTCACCTCGGGCTCGCGTGGGCAGGCGACGATACGGCGCTGGTATTCTCCTCCGGGGCAATTTTTGGACAGTCACGATTGCAACGTCTCCCCTTGCGGACGGATCGATTGGCCGCTTCGGGTCCCTCGTCCGTGCTGCCGTTTGGTGAACAGGCCACGACGCTGAGCTTGAGCCCGGGCGGGCGGCTGGTCTATGAAGTCAATTTCAGGGACACCGCCCTCGAGCGCATGCACGTGCCGGCGGGCGCAAGCAGTCCTCTCGCGTCCGTGGTGGGCCCGTCGACCTACGACGAAGCCACGCCCGCCTATTCGCGCGACGGCAGCCACATCGCATTCATATCGACGAGGACCGGGGACCAGGAACTGTGGGTCTCGAACACTGATGGCACGAACCTGCGCCAGGTGACCTTCATGGGCGGTCCGATGTGTACGAACCCGCAGTGGTCTCCCATCGACGACGACCGAATCTTGTTCCAGGCACGACGTGAGGGACGGAGTGCCGTGTATATGCTGGATCTTGGAACACTTACAACGCAGCAACTTACGAGCGAGGAGCATGCGTACGGCGAGGCCCGGTGGTCGCGAGACGGCAAGTGGATCTATGTCGGGGCGGCGAGGACGGGCCGCAGGGAGGTGTGGCGGCTGCCGTCAGTCGGCGGTGCGGCCGTCCAGTGGACCAGGAACGGCGGCACCGCCGCGAGCGAGGCCGTCGATGGGTTCCTGTACTACGCGAAAGCGACGGGCGCGTCGCCGACGAGCATCTGGCGCATGCCCGTGGCGGGAGGACCTGAAACGCTTGTCGTCGAGGGGCTCAGTCACGCCATCAACTTCGCGGTGGGCGACCGCGGCATCTACTTTGTGTCGAGGGGCGAGTCGCCCTACGACACGGCCGTGGAGTATCTAGACCTGAGCTCGCTGATCCGCACCAGGCTTGCGGGTCTCGGCGGCCGCCACTGGTGGTATGGCGCAGCGCTCAGTCCCGACCAGCAATGGTTCATGTACTCGGTGGTGCAAAGCCTGAACAGCAACCTGATGGTCGTGGACCTCGTCCGATGA